Proteins encoded together in one Geothermobacter hydrogeniphilus window:
- a CDS encoding PilN domain-containing protein, whose product MRPTINLATHSHVNRRALYAGYVCICAVLLLSLGVHLADWRASTRQSRLLQQRIGELESQLGVKADSTPINDAEFSAQLKEIRFSNQIIARDSYRWSLLLSRLEEVLPPDVRVTSIRPQFKDGTILLRGEARKVKDLQELLDRLQASEAFTDVLLLDQARRDADRATPGSRGVITFGVKVRRGEI is encoded by the coding sequence ATGAGACCGACCATCAACCTTGCTACTCATAGCCATGTGAATCGGCGGGCACTGTATGCCGGTTATGTTTGTATCTGTGCCGTACTGCTGCTGAGTCTTGGCGTTCACCTGGCCGACTGGCGGGCCAGTACCCGTCAGTCGCGTCTGCTGCAGCAACGGATTGGTGAGTTGGAGAGCCAGCTCGGCGTCAAGGCTGATTCGACCCCGATCAATGACGCTGAATTCTCTGCCCAATTGAAGGAAATTCGCTTTTCCAACCAGATTATTGCCCGCGACAGCTACCGCTGGAGCCTGCTTCTTTCCCGACTGGAAGAGGTTTTACCGCCGGATGTTCGCGTTACCTCGATTCGCCCGCAGTTCAAGGATGGAACCATTTTGCTTCGGGGAGAGGCCCGGAAGGTGAAGGATTTGCAGGAATTGCTTGATCGCCTGCAGGCCTCGGAGGCGTTTACGGATGTGCTTCTTCTTGATCAGGCCCGCAGAGATGCAGACCGGGCGACGCCTGGCAGCCGGGGTGTGATTACCTTTGGGGTCAAGGTTCGCAGGGGGGAGATATGA
- the pilM gene encoding type IV pilus biogenesis protein PilM — protein sequence MSLFQRTYLGLDIRPDELRLVSMQRRGKQRHLVTGRLLGLDDGLLSVGTREPNIANLDLFVERLREILDPVSGKEERVSVGLPDGAGRQLVTEVETVFKSRQEGCEILRWQLKASLPAEPQDVHLDYQLLEQQESGRHRLLVAVIARAVVEQYEEAFDRAGYQAAWLDFHSANLYNWYRQVVDMGDEFVLVGCDGDALSFRYQADGRVVFQRSRVAGMSAEKIFQEVNRSLAGAREMHPEINRARVYLHNDWQEAGSLVAALETVFEKEVVSVSPRFDHFGAVDLGVPEWRARGLAGAAGAAERMM from the coding sequence ATGAGCCTGTTTCAACGTACTTATCTGGGGCTCGATATCCGTCCCGACGAATTGCGCCTGGTGTCGATGCAGCGTCGGGGAAAACAGCGGCATCTGGTCACCGGTCGTCTGCTCGGTCTGGATGATGGATTGTTGTCCGTGGGAACCCGGGAGCCGAATATCGCCAATCTCGATCTGTTCGTGGAGCGCTTGCGGGAGATTCTCGATCCCGTCTCCGGTAAGGAGGAGCGGGTTTCTGTCGGGCTTCCCGACGGCGCCGGGAGACAGTTGGTTACTGAGGTGGAAACGGTTTTCAAGTCACGGCAGGAAGGTTGCGAAATCCTGCGCTGGCAGCTCAAGGCGAGTCTTCCGGCCGAACCTCAGGATGTCCATCTGGATTATCAGCTTCTCGAGCAGCAGGAGTCGGGCCGTCATCGTCTGCTGGTGGCGGTCATCGCCCGTGCCGTTGTCGAGCAGTACGAAGAGGCGTTTGACAGGGCGGGATATCAGGCCGCCTGGTTGGATTTTCACAGTGCCAACCTGTACAACTGGTATCGGCAGGTCGTTGATATGGGCGATGAATTTGTCCTGGTCGGTTGCGATGGTGACGCCCTCAGTTTCCGTTACCAGGCCGATGGCCGCGTGGTTTTTCAGCGCAGCCGGGTTGCCGGAATGTCAGCCGAGAAAATCTTTCAGGAGGTCAACCGCTCTCTCGCGGGCGCCCGGGAGATGCATCCGGAAATCAATCGCGCCCGGGTTTATCTGCACAACGACTGGCAAGAGGCCGGTTCTCTGGTCGCGGCGCTGGAGACGGTTTTTGAAAAGGAAGTTGTTTCCGTCAGCCCCCGCTTCGATCATTTCGGCGCAGTTGACCTCGGAGTCCCCGAGTGGCGCGCCCGCGGACTTGCCGGAGCGGCAGGTGCCGCTGAACGGATGATGTGA
- a CDS encoding GspE/PulE family protein → MSGTVMKFERKKLGDILVEMGSIAPAQVKLILEKMAAVGGRFGQTGVNEGFFNEDELAQALALQFKLEYLDLREFQPDPELLAEMPAGLPLRYHFLPVKRDDHGLVVAMADPSDVTTFDDLELLLNTPLTLMVAAASRIDLLLEQGGGSQQMLQDVSEDFKLHLVKETEKGEEILSIEKLTEDTSPIIRLIDSTLYDALQKRASDIHIETNMDGVVIKYRVDGVLFRATEPLDTRFQGPIISRIKVMSELDISERRIPQDGRFKVRMAGKSIDFRVSIMPSVFGEDAVIRILDKESIAKDLKGLTLDVLGFSERELKRLRRMIREPYGMVLVTGPTGSGKTTSLYAALSEIFNEEEKIITIEDPVEYQLKGIVQIPVNEKKGLTFARGLRSILRHDPDKIMVGEIRDPETAQIAVQSALTGHLVFTTVHANNVFDVLGRFLHMGIDAYNFVSCLNCVAAQRLVRKLCIHCRRPVTYDRVTLREAGLDPDKYAGHTFYEPEGCNECNGTGYHGRNAIVELLDLNDDLREMIVNKTPVSKLKQAARAAGTQFLRQAALEKLVSGSTSLAEINRVTFVER, encoded by the coding sequence ATGAGCGGGACGGTGATGAAATTCGAGCGCAAGAAGCTGGGTGACATTCTGGTTGAAATGGGGTCCATCGCCCCGGCCCAGGTGAAGCTGATCCTGGAGAAGATGGCAGCCGTCGGTGGACGTTTCGGCCAGACCGGGGTCAACGAAGGGTTCTTTAACGAGGATGAACTGGCTCAGGCTCTCGCCCTGCAGTTCAAGCTCGAGTACCTTGATTTGAGGGAGTTTCAGCCTGATCCCGAACTGCTGGCGGAAATGCCGGCGGGATTGCCTCTGCGTTATCATTTCCTGCCGGTTAAACGGGATGACCATGGCCTGGTGGTGGCGATGGCCGATCCTTCGGATGTCACGACTTTTGATGATCTGGAACTGCTGCTCAATACCCCGTTGACGCTGATGGTTGCGGCGGCCAGCCGCATTGACCTGCTGCTGGAGCAGGGAGGTGGATCGCAGCAGATGCTGCAGGATGTCTCCGAGGATTTCAAGCTGCACCTGGTCAAGGAGACCGAAAAGGGAGAAGAGATTCTCTCTATCGAAAAGCTGACCGAAGATACCAGCCCGATTATCCGGTTGATTGATTCAACGCTTTACGACGCCCTGCAGAAGCGCGCCTCGGATATCCATATCGAAACCAATATGGATGGGGTGGTCATCAAGTATCGTGTTGACGGTGTCCTGTTCCGGGCTACCGAGCCGCTCGATACCCGCTTCCAGGGGCCGATTATCTCCCGTATCAAAGTCATGAGCGAGCTTGACATCTCTGAACGGCGCATCCCTCAGGACGGCCGTTTCAAGGTGCGGATGGCGGGAAAATCGATTGACTTCCGGGTTTCGATCATGCCGAGTGTTTTCGGTGAGGACGCGGTTATCCGTATTCTCGACAAGGAGAGTATCGCCAAGGACCTCAAGGGACTGACCCTGGACGTTCTCGGGTTTTCCGAGCGGGAATTGAAACGATTGCGCAGGATGATTCGCGAACCTTACGGCATGGTGCTGGTTACCGGGCCGACCGGTTCCGGGAAAACCACCTCTCTTTATGCCGCCCTGAGTGAGATTTTCAACGAAGAAGAAAAGATTATCACGATTGAGGACCCGGTTGAGTATCAACTCAAGGGGATTGTCCAGATCCCGGTCAATGAAAAGAAGGGGCTGACTTTCGCCCGCGGATTGCGCTCGATCCTGCGTCACGATCCGGACAAGATCATGGTCGGTGAGATCCGTGATCCTGAAACCGCCCAGATTGCCGTACAGTCGGCCCTGACCGGACACCTCGTCTTTACCACGGTGCATGCCAACAATGTTTTCGATGTCCTCGGCCGGTTTCTGCACATGGGCATCGACGCTTACAACTTTGTTTCCTGTTTAAATTGCGTGGCAGCACAGCGCCTGGTGAGAAAACTCTGCATTCACTGCCGGCGTCCGGTGACCTATGATCGCGTTACCCTGCGCGAGGCCGGTCTCGACCCGGATAAATATGCTGGACACACGTTCTATGAGCCCGAGGGTTGCAACGAGTGCAATGGCACCGGATATCATGGTCGCAACGCCATCGTTGAACTGCTTGATCTCAATGACGATCTACGGGAAATGATCGTCAATAAAACACCGGTCAGCAAACTCAAACAGGCGGCTCGTGCTGCCGGAACCCAGTTTCTGCGCCAGGCCGCCCTGGAGAAACTGGTTTCCGGTTCAACCAGTTTGGCTGAGATCAATCGCGTGACCTTCGTGGAGAGATAG
- a CDS encoding type II secretion system F family protein, whose product MPSFVCKIGTSDGRVVEQEFESGSRELLREHLREQGFYVFEIRRRYFQGLAQSVGTRGGWNSRRFLSFNQELMVLLKAGLPILQVLDTLLDRQESGGMHEVLNAIREDIRGGSSLSEALGKFPRAFPHLYIASVKAGERTGELPVTIGRYIEYQKRLEMMKAKVKNASFYPMLLVIAVVLVVFFLMLFVVPRFSQIYADANVQLPLMTRIVIGIANGMTEFLPLLIAAVVVLGILMRTFLASDKGAFWFDGFKLKLPFFGPLLGEYALLSFCRTLGTTLLSGIPVIQSLQMARGTLNNRALEQEIVLATRRVEEGMGLSESFERAGFFPNIALRMISVGEAGGSLPEMLADVAEYYESEVERRLDRLTTLIEPLMMAGMGLVIGGIVVSMYFPIFQLAGTVGG is encoded by the coding sequence ATGCCTTCCTTTGTCTGTAAAATAGGCACCTCAGACGGACGGGTGGTTGAGCAGGAGTTCGAGTCCGGCAGTCGTGAGTTGTTGCGTGAGCACCTGCGTGAGCAGGGGTTTTACGTTTTCGAGATCCGTCGCCGGTATTTTCAGGGGCTTGCGCAGTCTGTCGGTACCCGCGGTGGCTGGAACAGCCGACGTTTTCTCTCCTTCAACCAGGAGCTGATGGTTCTGCTCAAGGCCGGATTGCCGATTCTGCAGGTCCTTGACACCCTGCTCGACCGTCAGGAGAGCGGGGGGATGCATGAGGTGCTCAACGCGATACGCGAGGACATCCGGGGAGGCTCATCTCTTTCTGAGGCGCTGGGGAAATTCCCCCGCGCGTTTCCCCATCTTTACATCGCCTCGGTCAAGGCGGGGGAGCGGACCGGTGAGTTGCCGGTGACCATCGGCCGCTATATCGAATATCAGAAACGCCTTGAAATGATGAAAGCCAAGGTTAAAAATGCCTCCTTCTATCCCATGTTGCTGGTTATCGCCGTGGTGCTGGTGGTCTTTTTTCTGATGCTTTTTGTTGTCCCGCGTTTCAGCCAGATTTATGCTGATGCTAACGTTCAATTGCCGTTGATGACGCGCATCGTGATCGGCATCGCCAACGGGATGACAGAATTCCTGCCGTTGCTGATTGCCGCCGTGGTTGTGCTGGGGATCCTGATGCGAACCTTCCTGGCTTCGGACAAGGGAGCGTTCTGGTTTGACGGCTTCAAGTTGAAACTGCCTTTTTTCGGCCCCTTGCTGGGTGAATATGCTCTGCTCAGTTTTTGTCGTACCCTCGGAACCACCCTGCTCAGCGGGATTCCTGTCATCCAGTCGCTGCAGATGGCGCGCGGGACCCTTAACAACCGGGCGCTGGAGCAGGAAATTGTTCTGGCGACGCGACGCGTTGAAGAGGGAATGGGTCTCTCGGAAAGCTTTGAGCGGGCCGGCTTTTTCCCCAACATTGCCCTGCGGATGATCTCCGTCGGTGAAGCCGGGGGATCCCTGCCCGAAATGCTGGCCGATGTTGCCGAATACTATGAAAGTGAGGTCGAGCGACGCCTGGATCGATTGACGACCCTGATTGAACCGCTGATGATGGCGGGCATGGGGCTGGTTATTGGCGGCATTGTCGTTTCAATGTATTTCCCGATCTTTCAACTTGCGGGGACAGTCGGCGGATGA
- a CDS encoding cytochrome c3 family protein, which translates to MPKTCRACHRGMNMSISGEEGSCLSCHGSTVNRTAMQERGYLGKQPGVLKNIEAELVKPYRHPVLDVKGVHRQGEALPEEIVNATRHSECVDCHDPHLVSSEAPFRGLKGRRVGNFIADIKDEYELCYRCHSSSANLPVDSTDKHLEFKVTNRSFHPVEGEGRNKYVISLLEPYNETQERQGDVSIISCSSCHGSDEIDGPRGPHGSRFRGLLKYNYEMDDGRNESYYAYQLCYTCHDRNSILGDESFSLHSLHILGDRSRGEAGTSCFTCHDAHGSQQNQYLIRFNEDVVRPAANGRLEYKAQGVASRHGSCTLSCHGVEHDALSY; encoded by the coding sequence TTGCCGAAAACATGTCGTGCCTGTCATCGGGGTATGAATATGTCGATTTCCGGGGAGGAGGGCAGTTGCCTTTCCTGTCATGGATCGACTGTCAACCGGACGGCCATGCAGGAGCGCGGGTATCTCGGCAAGCAACCGGGGGTGCTGAAGAACATCGAGGCCGAGCTTGTCAAGCCCTATCGTCACCCGGTCCTCGATGTAAAAGGGGTCCACCGCCAGGGTGAGGCTCTGCCCGAAGAAATTGTCAATGCCACCCGGCATTCTGAGTGTGTCGATTGTCATGATCCCCATCTGGTCAGTTCCGAAGCTCCATTCAGGGGGTTGAAGGGGCGCCGGGTGGGGAATTTCATTGCTGACATCAAGGATGAATATGAACTCTGCTACCGGTGCCATTCCAGCAGTGCCAATCTTCCCGTGGACTCAACGGATAAACATCTCGAGTTCAAGGTGACCAATCGGTCCTTTCATCCGGTTGAGGGTGAGGGCCGGAACAAGTATGTGATCAGCCTGCTTGAGCCTTATAACGAAACGCAGGAACGGCAGGGTGACGTTTCGATTATAAGCTGCAGCTCCTGTCATGGCAGTGATGAGATCGATGGGCCCCGGGGCCCGCACGGGTCACGTTTCCGTGGGCTGTTGAAATACAATTACGAGATGGATGACGGGCGCAATGAGAGTTATTACGCTTATCAGCTCTGCTATACTTGTCATGACCGCAACAGTATCCTTGGTGATGAGAGTTTCTCCCTGCACAGTCTGCATATCCTGGGTGACCGCTCTCGTGGTGAAGCGGGCACGTCCTGTTTTACCTGCCACGATGCCCACGGCAGCCAGCAGAATCAGTACCTGATCCGTTTCAACGAGGACGTGGTACGGCCGGCCGCAAACGGCAGGCTCGAATACAAGGCCCAGGGAGTCGCGTCCCGTCATGGCAGCTGTACCCTGAGTTGCCATGGTGTCGAGCACGATGCCTTGAGCTACTGA
- a CDS encoding SMP-30/gluconolactonase/LRE family protein, with the protein MRLFPVLLLVFIYGCVGAGGHDPDWARARQQLLWPEPPAPPRIQFLRSIQAADDLAGKEQGGKVFSWLTGEKNADIRMLTPYGIAVDGDGRMWVADTEGRAVQMIDLARKRVESWRRLGEWTLLSPVGIARDPRDGKLYVSDSGLRRVFVTDKDLKFVRLLDPPGGFRRPTGLAVAPDGRVYVADTLAHIIKIFAADGRYLGEQKSGLTADGLFSLPGSLAVDRSGRLFVVDTMNFRIEYFSPDGTSLGSIGQLGDVPGSFARPRGVAVDSAQHVYVTDAAFDNVQVFDLAGRLLLGWGGPGNVPGKFNMPAGMVFDDSDRLYVVDSFNHRVQMFQYLGD; encoded by the coding sequence ATGAGGCTTTTTCCCGTTTTACTGCTGGTTTTTATTTATGGATGCGTCGGTGCCGGCGGCCATGATCCTGATTGGGCGCGTGCGCGCCAACAACTGCTCTGGCCGGAACCACCCGCGCCTCCGCGCATTCAGTTTCTGCGCAGTATCCAGGCGGCCGACGATCTGGCCGGAAAAGAGCAGGGCGGGAAAGTATTCAGTTGGTTGACCGGAGAAAAAAACGCCGATATCCGGATGCTCACTCCCTATGGAATCGCCGTGGATGGTGACGGGCGGATGTGGGTGGCCGATACCGAGGGTCGAGCCGTGCAGATGATCGACCTTGCGCGGAAACGGGTGGAAAGTTGGCGGCGCCTTGGTGAATGGACCCTGCTTTCCCCGGTTGGTATCGCCCGGGATCCGCGGGACGGCAAGTTGTATGTTTCCGATTCCGGTCTGCGTAGGGTCTTTGTTACGGATAAAGATCTGAAGTTTGTCAGGTTGCTCGATCCGCCCGGGGGGTTCCGCCGCCCGACGGGGCTTGCTGTCGCGCCGGACGGGCGTGTGTATGTTGCCGATACCCTGGCCCACATCATCAAGATTTTTGCCGCTGACGGTCGTTACCTCGGCGAACAGAAAAGCGGATTGACGGCGGATGGCCTGTTCAGCCTGCCGGGAAGCCTTGCGGTTGATCGTTCGGGGCGCCTCTTCGTCGTTGATACCATGAACTTCAGGATCGAATATTTTTCTCCTGACGGGACATCTCTCGGCAGTATCGGTCAATTGGGAGATGTGCCGGGGAGTTTTGCCCGGCCGCGCGGTGTCGCGGTCGATTCCGCCCAGCATGTTTACGTGACTGATGCGGCATTTGACAATGTCCAGGTGTTTGATTTGGCCGGAAGACTGCTTTTGGGGTGGGGCGGTCCCGGCAATGTCCCCGGGAAATTCAATATGCCCGCCGGCATGGTTTTCGACGACAGTGACCGGTTGTATGTGGTGGACAGCTTTAATCACCGGGTGCAGATGTTTCAATATCTGGGGGATTGA
- a CDS encoding peptidylprolyl isomerase produces the protein MIWQRCCRLILASLFVLAISSLCWAAETPRIVAKVGSIPVTVYDLQRRINKIIPLQGSFHSGVSAEKMAKIKSQAYEELIERALKVQYALDEEISVPPGSLKEKMKPYRKRFKTDEELSRALGGETIDEFRAALYRGLLAAAAEKQAVTDKVSVSEERVKKYYQENKSRFMRPRQFHASHILVKVDPSSSKEERAKLKKKAEDLAARAKAGEDFFNLAYYNSDDRSKWVGGDLGLFHEGQSLPEFEAALKKMKPGEIVGPVKSLYGYHIIKLHKINPPTQLSYDDMAKTIRMKLEKEDRDQLYEKWISSLKKKYKVERFLK, from the coding sequence ATGATTTGGCAACGGTGCTGTCGGCTGATTCTTGCAAGTCTGTTTGTTCTGGCGATTTCTTCTCTCTGTTGGGCCGCCGAGACCCCGAGGATTGTTGCGAAAGTCGGCAGTATCCCGGTGACCGTATACGATCTGCAGCGGCGGATTAACAAGATTATCCCCCTGCAGGGCAGTTTCCATAGCGGTGTTTCCGCCGAGAAAATGGCGAAAATCAAATCGCAGGCTTATGAGGAACTTATCGAGCGGGCGCTCAAGGTTCAGTATGCGTTGGATGAAGAAATATCCGTTCCTCCCGGGTCCCTCAAAGAGAAAATGAAGCCCTACCGGAAACGGTTCAAGACCGATGAGGAATTGTCCAGGGCGCTTGGCGGTGAAACGATTGATGAGTTTCGGGCTGCCCTGTATCGGGGGTTGCTGGCCGCCGCGGCTGAGAAACAGGCTGTTACGGACAAGGTTTCGGTCAGCGAAGAGCGCGTCAAGAAGTATTATCAGGAAAACAAGTCCCGCTTCATGCGTCCGCGGCAGTTCCATGCCAGCCATATTCTGGTTAAGGTTGATCCGAGCAGCAGCAAAGAGGAACGGGCCAAGCTGAAGAAGAAAGCTGAGGATCTCGCTGCCAGGGCCAAGGCGGGTGAAGACTTTTTCAACCTTGCTTATTACAACTCCGATGATCGCAGCAAATGGGTCGGAGGTGACCTCGGTCTGTTCCATGAGGGACAAAGTCTTCCCGAATTCGAGGCCGCGCTTAAAAAAATGAAGCCCGGAGAGATTGTCGGTCCCGTCAAATCCCTTTACGGGTATCACATTATCAAGCTGCACAAGATTAATCCGCCAACCCAGCTCAGTTATGACGATATGGCGAAAACGATCCGCATGAAGCTGGAAAAGGAGGATCGCGATCAGCTTTATGAAAAGTGGATAAGTTCATTGAAAAAGAAATACAAGGTTGAACGATTCCTCAAGTAG
- a CDS encoding HU family DNA-binding protein produces the protein MTKADLVNAMAEKAGLSKADAEKALAAFTGVITDALKAGDKVALVGFGTFSVGDRAARTGKNPQTGEPINIPAAKTPKFKAGKALKDAVN, from the coding sequence GTGACCAAGGCTGATCTTGTAAATGCGATGGCGGAAAAGGCAGGGCTGAGCAAGGCCGATGCCGAAAAGGCTCTGGCAGCTTTCACCGGTGTTATCACTGACGCCCTCAAGGCTGGCGACAAGGTTGCTCTCGTCGGCTTTGGCACCTTCAGTGTTGGTGACCGGGCCGCCCGTACCGGCAAGAATCCCCAGACCGGTGAGCCGATCAACATTCCGGCTGCCAAGACCCCCAAGTTCAAAGCCGGCAAGGCTCTGAAGGACGCGGTCAACTAG